In Drosophila pseudoobscura strain MV-25-SWS-2005 chromosome 4, UCI_Dpse_MV25, whole genome shotgun sequence, the following proteins share a genomic window:
- the LOC6903021 gene encoding uncharacterized protein encodes MATVSISFNGEPAVLLKLGNVYRIGRKKSYEFCVDDESMELYHAVATVYLAGVLRVSALQGKVFVNGLEKSNADISQKDAIDGKVKLRFGNVEAEVQVMEPIQHHDSSGIDESGMDTSVDTTIDSDFVSEMQLNYFDENELDDFDLSMILDVGDVLDIGATDMESNDLTQFMDHMETPTATHLEEEDDNQNFIATQLFPIELNSSEQPSSSKSPQDFIATQPFPSPNQKWLYTAECTEDLSNNEGNPDMTATQGLPPRSKQAKNTQENEENITVENNDTEPKASPSKDAEALDTLKYDIMEMLSEMAKGPPQPPDDPNKPQIKFVEPCIIMDEYHNAKVSRIESVFPHSNKSWRLPKLPEVLRSRNSGSLSPPSTTRGTYPRRFSDESPRVQPAGHRKKQDRTSTRKKQDIELETEDQYVPNEPRAQLTYSKTIEKDPKDATEKEIAVGKEKTTSVAGSRKRKISTEDKPKVKPKGSKSETPSTIVMMTRSKAAQEKAKAEQQSKPTVRKCCVRIKRLEWTAAQKESR; translated from the exons ATGGCAACTGTGAGTATAAGCTTCAACGGGGAGCCGGCCGTCCTGCTGAAGCTCGGTAATGTCTACCGCATTGGGCGCAAGAAGTCATATGAGTTCTGTGTTGACGATGAA TCCATGGAGCTGTATCATGCTGTGGCAACAGTCTATCTAGCGGGCGTCCTTCGCGTGAGTGCTCTGCAGGGAAAAGTATTCGTGAATGGCTTGGAGAAGAGCAACGCGGATATCAGCCAAAAGGATGCTATCGATGGAAAGGTGAAGTTGCGCTTCGGTAATGTGGAGGCCGAAGTGCAAGTGATGGAACCTATTCAGCACCATGATAGCAGCGGAATCGACGAATCCGGCATGGACACATCCGTAGACACAACAATTGACAGCGACTTCGTCTCTGAAATGCAACTCAATTATTTCGATGAGAATGAATTAGACGACTTTGATTTATCTATGATTTTAGATGTTGGAGATGTACTGG ATATCGGTGCAACCGACATGGAAAGCAACGATTTAACGCAGTTTATGGACCACATGGAAACGCCAACAGCAACTCACCTCGAAGAGGAGGACGATAATCAGAATTTCATTGCCACTCAGTTGTTTCCAATTGAACTCAACTCTTCTGAACAGCCCAGTTCTAGTAAGAGCCCTCAGGATTTCATAGCCACTCAGCCATTTCCTTCACCGAATCAAAAGTGGTTGTACACTGCTGAATGTACTGAAGATCTCAGCAACAATGAAGGCAATCCAGATATGACAGCCACGCAGGGATTACCCCCGAGGAGCAAGCAAGCAAAGAACACTCAAGAAAATGAAGAGAACATTACAGTTGAAAATAATGATACAGAACCCAAAGCTTCCCCTTCCAAAGACGCAGAAG CTCTGGATACTCTTAAATATGATATCATGGAGATGCTGAGTGAAATGGCTAAAGGCCCTCCACAACCGCCCGATGATCCAAACAAGCCTCAAATTAAGTTCGTTGAACCTTGCATTATTATGGACGAATACCATAATGCTAAGGTTTCCCGAATAGAATCCGTCTTTCCACACAGCAACAAATCCTGGCGTTTGCCGAAATTACCCGAAGTCTTGCGTAGCCGCAACTCCGGATCGCTGTCACCTCCAAGTACTACAAGAGGAACATATCCACGACGCTTTTCAGACGAGTCCCCCAGAGTCCAGCCAGCCGGACATAGAAAGAAACAGGACAGGACATCGACAAGAAAGAAACAGGACATCGAACTCGAAACAGAGGATCAGTACGTTCCAAATGAACCACGCGCACAATTAACATACTCAAAAACAATCGAAAAGGATCCGAAAGATGCAACTGAAAAAGAAATCGCTGTAGGGAAGGAAAAGACTACTAGTGTGGCAGGATCTAGGAAGCGTAAAATATCAACGGAGGATAAGCCAAAGGTAAAACCTAAAGGTAGTAAAAGTGAGACACCATCTACCATAGTGATGATGACAAGAAGTAAGGCGGCACAGGAGAAAGCTAAAGCAGAACAACAATCCAAACCTACTGTTCGTAAATGTTGTGTGCGGATCAAACGATTGGAGTGGACTGCAGCACAAAAGGAAAGCCGTTAA